A window of Rhodococcus sp. SGAir0479 contains these coding sequences:
- the gcvT gene encoding glycine cleavage system aminomethyltransferase GcvT, which produces MSDEQLLQGPIHSVHVELGATFAPFGGWEMPVSYAGTVAEHTAVRETVGLFDVSHLGKALVAGAGAAEFVNATLTADLGRIGPGQAQYTLCCTETGGVVDDLIAYYVGADEVFLVPNAANTADVVARLQAAAPAGLAITDQHRAYAVFAVQGPRSADVLAALGLPSDIEYMGFVDAEWDGRPVRVCRSGYTGERGYELLPRWEDGEPVFRALLDAVRAHGGQAAGLGARDTLRTEAGYPLHGHELSLDISPLQARCGWAVGWSKPQFWGREALTAEKAAGPARRMWGIKALDRGVLRQGQTVSKDGAAIGETTSGTFSPSLKVGIALALLDTAAGVAAGDEVTVDVRGRTLRCEVVTPPFVPVHTK; this is translated from the coding sequence ATGAGCGACGAGCAGCTGCTGCAGGGCCCCATCCACTCCGTTCACGTCGAGCTCGGTGCCACCTTCGCGCCGTTCGGCGGATGGGAGATGCCGGTCTCGTACGCGGGCACCGTCGCCGAGCACACCGCGGTGCGGGAGACGGTCGGCCTGTTCGACGTCAGCCACCTCGGCAAGGCACTGGTCGCGGGGGCGGGCGCGGCGGAATTCGTCAACGCCACCCTCACCGCCGACCTCGGCCGGATCGGACCCGGCCAGGCGCAGTACACATTGTGCTGCACCGAGACCGGCGGTGTCGTCGACGACCTGATCGCCTACTACGTCGGCGCCGACGAGGTGTTCCTGGTGCCGAACGCGGCCAACACCGCCGATGTCGTCGCGCGGCTGCAGGCGGCCGCCCCGGCGGGCCTGGCGATCACCGACCAGCACCGCGCCTACGCGGTGTTCGCGGTGCAGGGCCCGCGGTCGGCGGACGTGCTGGCGGCGCTGGGGCTGCCGAGCGACATCGAGTACATGGGATTCGTGGACGCCGAGTGGGACGGGAGGCCGGTGCGGGTGTGCCGCAGCGGTTACACCGGCGAGCGCGGTTACGAGCTGTTGCCGCGGTGGGAGGACGGCGAGCCGGTGTTCCGGGCGCTGCTCGACGCGGTCCGCGCGCACGGCGGACAGGCCGCGGGGCTGGGCGCGCGCGACACTCTGCGCACCGAGGCGGGGTACCCGCTGCACGGGCACGAGCTCTCGCTGGACATCTCCCCGCTGCAGGCGCGCTGTGGATGGGCCGTCGGCTGGTCCAAGCCGCAGTTCTGGGGACGCGAGGCCCTCACCGCCGAGAAGGCCGCCGGCCCCGCCCGGCGCATGTGGGGGATCAAGGCGCTCGACCGCGGCGTCCTGCGGCAGGGGCAGACCGTGTCGAAGGACGGCGCCGCGATCGGCGAGACCACGTCGGGCACGTTCTCGCCGTCCCTCAAGGTCGGGATCGCGCTGGCATTGCTGGACACCGCGGCCGGTGTCGCGGCGGGCGACGAGGTCACCGTCGACGTCCGCGGGCGTACCCTCCGTTGCGAGGTCGTCACGCCGCCGTTCGTGCCGGTCCACACCAAGTAA
- a CDS encoding leucyl aminopeptidase: MPATSSLNRPLGPELALAGSLGRRVDVLVIGLTAGPDGPEALLGAGVDEEVLAGLLDDLQSVGATGKAEELTRVPAPAELRVSSVLAVGLGAADRIDAEQVRKSAGVAARALSGVATAATTLAGVDLGAAAEGFYLGAYTFDEFKAKSAPGADARPLGRVELLVEAPRAKATKEALNRSVAIAEAVATARELVNTPPSHLFPAEFAARAKALGTAAGLTVKVLDEKALVKAGFGGIVGVGQGSSRPPRLVQMSYSSGRRRGVKKVALVGKGITFDTGGISIKPAAGMENMTSDMGGAAAVVATVVLAAKLGVPVDVTAWVPMAENMPSATAQRPGDVLTQYGGTTVEVINTDAEGRLVLADAIVRACEDGPDYLIDTATLTGAQMVALGNRTPGVMGTDEFRDRVAAISQEIGENAWPMPLPAELRGDLNSRVADLANVTPHRWGGMLAAAIFLKEFVADGVQWAHIDVAGPAFNTGGPFGYTGKGGTGVPVRTMISVIEDIAANG; this comes from the coding sequence GTGCCCGCAACCTCTTCCCTCAACCGCCCCCTGGGACCCGAGCTGGCGCTCGCCGGTTCACTCGGCCGGCGGGTCGACGTCCTCGTGATCGGTCTCACGGCCGGTCCCGACGGCCCCGAAGCGCTCCTCGGCGCCGGGGTGGACGAGGAGGTGCTGGCGGGGCTGCTCGACGACCTGCAGTCGGTCGGCGCGACCGGCAAGGCGGAGGAGCTCACCCGCGTGCCCGCGCCGGCGGAGCTGCGGGTGTCGAGCGTGCTCGCCGTCGGTCTCGGCGCCGCCGACAGGATCGACGCCGAGCAGGTCCGCAAGTCCGCCGGTGTCGCGGCCCGGGCACTGTCCGGCGTCGCGACGGCCGCGACGACGCTGGCCGGGGTGGATCTCGGCGCGGCGGCGGAGGGCTTCTACCTCGGCGCGTACACGTTCGACGAGTTCAAGGCCAAGTCCGCGCCCGGCGCCGATGCGCGCCCGCTCGGCCGCGTCGAACTGCTGGTCGAGGCGCCGCGCGCCAAGGCGACGAAGGAGGCGCTCAACCGTTCGGTTGCGATCGCCGAGGCCGTCGCCACCGCCCGCGAACTCGTCAACACCCCGCCCAGCCACCTGTTCCCGGCGGAGTTCGCCGCCCGCGCCAAGGCACTGGGCACCGCGGCGGGCCTCACCGTCAAGGTGCTCGACGAGAAGGCGCTCGTGAAGGCCGGCTTCGGCGGCATCGTCGGCGTGGGGCAGGGCTCGTCGCGGCCGCCGCGGCTGGTGCAGATGTCGTACTCGTCCGGCCGCCGTCGCGGGGTCAAGAAGGTCGCGCTGGTCGGCAAGGGCATCACGTTCGACACCGGCGGCATCTCCATCAAGCCGGCCGCCGGCATGGAGAACATGACCTCCGACATGGGCGGTGCCGCGGCAGTGGTCGCCACCGTCGTGCTGGCCGCCAAGCTGGGCGTGCCGGTCGACGTCACCGCGTGGGTGCCGATGGCGGAGAACATGCCGTCCGCGACCGCGCAGCGCCCCGGCGACGTGCTGACGCAGTACGGCGGCACCACCGTCGAAGTCATCAACACCGACGCCGAGGGCCGCCTCGTCCTGGCGGACGCGATCGTGCGCGCCTGCGAGGACGGTCCCGACTACCTGATCGACACCGCGACGCTGACCGGCGCGCAGATGGTCGCGCTCGGTAACCGCACCCCCGGTGTCATGGGCACCGACGAGTTCCGCGATCGGGTCGCGGCGATCTCGCAGGAGATCGGCGAGAACGCCTGGCCGATGCCGCTGCCGGCCGAGCTGCGCGGCGACCTGAACTCGCGGGTCGCGGACCTGGCGAACGTCACCCCGCACCGCTGGGGCGGCATGCTGGCGGCCGCGATCTTCCTGAAGGAGTTCGTCGCCGACGGCGTGCAGTGGGCACACATCGATGTCGCCGGTCCGGCGTTCAACACCGGCGGCCCGTTCGGTTACACCGGCAAGGGCGGCACCGGTGTCCCGGTCCGGACGATGATCTCGGTGATCGAGGACATCGCCGCCAACGGTTAG
- a CDS encoding oxidoreductase has translation MGLFDRFTRGRSRGATAAPSDARHLADWARSHYGVEAYIEPQTTVTELTVVLVAADGEWTRRKVGGERGARRLGQELKIPVYDVRKTGYPQRMRDYDNRRRIERKRERQRELLQRDHD, from the coding sequence GTGGGGTTGTTCGACCGGTTCACGCGCGGCAGGTCGCGGGGGGCTACCGCCGCGCCGTCCGACGCGCGACATCTCGCGGACTGGGCGCGCTCGCACTACGGTGTCGAGGCCTATATCGAGCCGCAGACCACGGTGACGGAACTGACCGTCGTGCTCGTGGCGGCCGACGGTGAGTGGACCCGTCGCAAGGTGGGCGGCGAGCGCGGCGCGCGCCGGCTGGGTCAGGAGTTGAAGATTCCCGTCTACGACGTCCGCAAGACCGGCTATCCGCAACGGATGCGGGACTACGACAACCGTCGCCGCATCGAGCGCAAACGCGAGCGGCAGCGGGAGCTGCTGCAGCGCGATCACGACTAG
- the sucB gene encoding 2-oxoglutarate dehydrogenase, E2 component, dihydrolipoamide succinyltransferase, protein MAFSVQMPALGESVTEGTVTRWLKQEGDTVEVDEPLLEVSTDKVDTEIPSPAAGVLTKIVAQEDDVVEIGGELAVIGDAGEAPAAEPEAESAPAAEEAPAAEEAPAPAAEAAPAPAAAAPASAGSTDGTPVTMPELGESVTEGTVTRWLKAVGDEVAVDEPLLEVSTDKVDTEIPSPVAGVLLEITAQEDDVVDVGGQLAVVGSGAPAAEAPAPEPTPEPEPEPTPEPEPTPEPEPAPAAPAAAAPAPAPAPAAPAAAAAPAPSTDATPYVTPLVRKLASDNNVDLSKVTGTGVGGRIRKQDVLAAAEAAKAPAAAAPAAAAPAAAAPAPAATAGVRPELAHLRGTTQKANRIRQITATKTRESLQTTAQLTQTFEVDVTRIAALRAKAKADFAEREGVNLTFLPFFAKAVVEALKVHPNVNASYNEDSKEITYHAAEHLGIAVDTEQGLLSPVIHNAGDLSLAGLARAIADIAKRARSGGLKPDELAGGTFTITNIGSQGALFDTPILVPPQAAMLGTGAIVKRPVVVQDENGNESIGVRSMCYLPLTYDHRLVDGADAGRFLTTIKQRLEEASFEADLGL, encoded by the coding sequence ATGGCCTTCTCCGTCCAGATGCCAGCCCTTGGTGAGTCCGTCACCGAGGGAACTGTCACGCGGTGGCTCAAGCAGGAAGGGGACACGGTCGAAGTAGACGAGCCGCTGCTCGAAGTCTCCACCGACAAGGTCGACACCGAGATCCCGTCCCCGGCCGCCGGCGTTCTGACGAAGATCGTCGCGCAGGAGGACGACGTCGTCGAGATCGGTGGCGAGCTGGCTGTGATCGGTGATGCCGGCGAGGCTCCCGCTGCCGAGCCCGAGGCCGAGTCCGCTCCCGCTGCCGAAGAGGCACCCGCCGCCGAAGAAGCACCGGCTCCCGCCGCCGAGGCTGCACCGGCCCCCGCCGCTGCTGCGCCCGCGTCCGCCGGTTCCACCGACGGCACCCCCGTCACGATGCCCGAGCTCGGTGAGTCCGTCACCGAGGGCACCGTCACGCGCTGGCTGAAGGCCGTGGGCGACGAGGTCGCCGTCGACGAGCCGCTCCTCGAGGTCTCCACCGACAAGGTCGACACCGAGATCCCGTCCCCCGTCGCCGGTGTGCTGCTCGAGATCACCGCGCAGGAGGACGACGTCGTCGACGTGGGTGGCCAGCTGGCCGTCGTCGGCTCCGGCGCGCCCGCCGCCGAGGCTCCCGCACCCGAGCCCACCCCCGAGCCCGAGCCCGAGCCCACCCCCGAGCCCGAGCCCACGCCCGAACCCGAGCCTGCCCCGGCCGCACCCGCGGCCGCTGCTCCGGCACCCGCTCCCGCTCCGGCCGCACCGGCCGCCGCGGCAGCTCCCGCTCCGTCGACGGACGCCACCCCGTACGTCACGCCGCTGGTCCGCAAGCTCGCGTCGGACAACAACGTCGACCTGTCGAAGGTGACCGGCACCGGTGTCGGTGGCCGCATCCGCAAGCAGGACGTGCTGGCTGCCGCCGAGGCCGCCAAGGCTCCCGCCGCCGCTGCCCCCGCCGCCGCTGCGCCGGCCGCCGCCGCCCCGGCTCCGGCCGCGACCGCCGGTGTCCGCCCCGAGCTGGCCCACCTGCGCGGGACGACGCAGAAGGCCAACCGCATCCGCCAGATCACCGCGACCAAGACGCGGGAGTCGCTGCAGACCACCGCGCAGCTGACCCAGACCTTCGAGGTCGACGTCACCCGGATCGCGGCCCTGCGGGCGAAGGCCAAGGCCGACTTCGCCGAGCGCGAGGGCGTCAACCTGACCTTCCTGCCGTTCTTCGCCAAGGCCGTCGTCGAGGCGCTCAAGGTTCACCCCAACGTGAACGCGAGCTACAACGAGGACAGCAAGGAGATCACCTACCACGCTGCCGAGCACCTGGGCATCGCGGTCGACACCGAGCAGGGTCTGCTCTCCCCGGTGATCCACAACGCCGGTGACCTGTCGCTGGCCGGCCTGGCCCGTGCGATCGCCGACATCGCCAAGCGTGCCCGCTCCGGTGGCCTCAAGCCGGACGAGCTGGCCGGTGGCACGTTCACGATCACCAACATCGGCAGCCAGGGCGCGCTGTTCGACACCCCGATCCTGGTGCCGCCGCAGGCGGCGATGCTGGGCACCGGCGCGATCGTCAAGCGTCCGGTCGTGGTCCAGGACGAGAACGGCAACGAGTCCATCGGCGTCCGCTCGATGTGCTACCTGCCGCTCACCTACGACCACCGCCTGGTCGACGGGGCCGATGCGGGTCGCTTCCTGACCACCATCAAGCAGCGCCTCGAGGAGGCGTCGTTCGAGGCCGATCTGGGTCTGTAA
- a CDS encoding TIGR01777 family oxidoreductase: protein MRVVVAGSSGLIGSALVASLRSGGHEVTRLVRHPATAPDERQWTPEAGVVDGEVLRGADAVVNLCGAGIGDKRWSGAYKQAIRDSRLTTTDVLAHAVAETGVPVLVNGSAVGYYGDTGDRIVDERSPSGGGFLAQVCRDWEAATDPARAAGVRTVTLRTATVLAPEGGMLGRLRPLYRLGLGGRLGDGRQYMSWISLVDEVAAIEFALTHDTVRGAVNLCAPEPVTNARFNDAMGRVAHRPAPWKVPGFAVSALIGEFAQEAVLTGQRAVPSVLEQAGFDFRHAAIDDALAYAFGR, encoded by the coding sequence ATGCGTGTCGTCGTTGCCGGATCGTCCGGTCTGATCGGGAGTGCGCTCGTCGCGTCGCTGCGGAGCGGCGGCCACGAGGTGACCCGCCTCGTCCGCCACCCGGCGACCGCGCCCGACGAACGGCAGTGGACACCGGAGGCAGGAGTGGTGGACGGCGAGGTCCTGCGCGGCGCCGACGCCGTCGTCAACCTGTGCGGGGCCGGGATCGGCGACAAGCGCTGGTCGGGCGCGTACAAGCAGGCCATCCGCGACAGCCGGCTCACCACCACCGACGTGCTCGCGCACGCGGTCGCCGAGACCGGGGTGCCGGTCCTGGTCAACGGCAGCGCCGTCGGCTACTACGGCGACACCGGCGACCGGATCGTCGACGAGCGGTCGCCGTCCGGTGGCGGCTTCCTGGCCCAGGTGTGTCGGGACTGGGAAGCCGCAACCGATCCCGCCCGCGCCGCCGGAGTCCGGACCGTCACGCTCCGGACCGCGACGGTGCTGGCCCCCGAGGGCGGCATGCTCGGACGGCTGCGCCCCCTCTACCGACTCGGCCTCGGCGGCCGACTCGGCGACGGGCGCCAGTACATGTCGTGGATCTCGCTCGTCGACGAGGTGGCCGCGATCGAGTTCGCGCTCACCCACGACACCGTCCGCGGCGCGGTGAACCTGTGCGCGCCCGAACCCGTCACCAATGCACGGTTCAACGACGCGATGGGCCGCGTGGCGCACCGCCCGGCGCCGTGGAAGGTTCCCGGGTTCGCGGTGTCCGCGCTGATCGGCGAGTTCGCTCAGGAAGCGGTGCTGACGGGTCAGCGGGCCGTGCCGTCCGTCCTCGAACAGGCCGGGTTCGACTTCCGTCACGCCGCGATCGACGACGCCCTCGCATACGCGTTCGGGCGGTGA
- the lipB gene encoding lipoyl(octanoyl) transferase LipB — protein sequence MSSVFPAATGSARSSALPMSVEHLGCIDYMEAWEHQRALAAARADDRGADTLLLLEHPAVYTAGRRTAPEDRPVDGTPVIDVDRGGKITWHGPGQLVGYPIVKLAEPVDVVSYVRRIEQALIAVCTDLGLTCGRVEGRSGVWLPAALSDGRRLPERKVAAIGVRVQRGVTLHGFALNCNAALDGFDNIVPCGIKDAGVTTLSRELGRDVTVEEVAPSVTAAVLEALDGRLPVTVHDIERVAPAPAAASRPEADERTPEFTTVRFG from the coding sequence ATGAGCAGTGTTTTCCCGGCGGCGACCGGATCGGCCCGATCCAGCGCCCTGCCGATGTCCGTCGAACACCTCGGCTGCATCGACTACATGGAGGCGTGGGAGCACCAGCGCGCCCTCGCCGCCGCCCGCGCCGACGACCGCGGCGCGGACACCCTGCTCCTGCTCGAGCATCCCGCCGTCTACACCGCCGGGCGCCGCACGGCCCCCGAGGATCGGCCCGTCGACGGCACCCCGGTCATCGATGTCGACCGCGGCGGCAAGATCACGTGGCACGGCCCCGGACAGCTCGTCGGATACCCGATCGTCAAGCTCGCCGAACCCGTCGACGTCGTCAGCTACGTTCGCCGGATCGAGCAGGCGCTCATCGCCGTGTGCACCGATCTGGGCCTCACGTGCGGCCGCGTCGAGGGACGCTCCGGCGTGTGGCTCCCGGCCGCGCTGTCGGACGGCCGCCGGCTACCGGAACGCAAGGTCGCGGCGATCGGCGTCCGGGTCCAGCGCGGCGTCACGCTGCACGGGTTCGCGCTCAACTGCAACGCCGCCCTCGACGGTTTCGACAACATCGTCCCGTGCGGCATCAAGGACGCCGGCGTCACCACGCTGTCGCGGGAACTCGGCCGCGACGTCACGGTCGAGGAGGTCGCGCCGTCGGTCACCGCCGCGGTCCTGGAGGCACTCGACGGTCGCCTCCCGGTGACCGTCCACGACATCGAACGGGTGGCGCCGGCCCCCGCCGCGGCGTCCCGCCCGGAGGCCGACGAGCGCACCCCCGAGTTCACCACCGTCCGGTTCGGCTGA
- the lipA gene encoding lipoyl synthase, whose protein sequence is MTVAPEGRKLLRIEIRNAETPIERKPNWIRTRAKMGPEYTELKGLVKNEGLHTVCEEAGCPNIYECWEDREATFLIGGEQCTRRCDFCQIDTGKPTDLDRDEPRRVAESVKAMGLRYSTITGVARDDLPDGGAWLYAETVRQIHALNPGTGVENLVPDFNGKPDLLAEVFESRPEVLAHNLETVPRIFKRIRPAFRYERSLGVLTAARDFGLVTKSNLILGMGETPEEVHQAMVDLHEAGCDIITITQYLRPSPRHHPVERWVKPEEFVEHSQAAEEIGFAGVMAGPLVRSSYRAGRLYAQAMAHHGRPLPEGQAHLAEEGSASQEASSVLERLAARA, encoded by the coding sequence GTGACTGTCGCCCCAGAAGGACGGAAGCTGCTCCGCATCGAGATCCGAAACGCGGAAACGCCGATCGAACGCAAGCCCAATTGGATCCGGACCCGCGCGAAGATGGGCCCCGAGTACACCGAGCTCAAGGGCCTGGTCAAGAACGAGGGTCTGCACACGGTCTGCGAGGAAGCCGGCTGTCCCAACATCTACGAATGCTGGGAGGACCGGGAGGCGACGTTCCTCATCGGCGGCGAGCAGTGCACCCGCCGCTGCGACTTCTGCCAGATCGACACCGGCAAGCCCACCGACCTCGACCGTGACGAGCCCCGGCGCGTCGCCGAGAGCGTCAAGGCGATGGGCCTGCGGTACTCGACGATCACCGGCGTCGCCCGCGACGATCTGCCCGACGGCGGTGCGTGGCTGTATGCCGAGACCGTCCGCCAGATCCACGCCCTCAACCCCGGGACCGGCGTCGAGAACCTGGTGCCGGACTTCAACGGCAAGCCGGACCTGCTGGCCGAGGTGTTCGAGTCGCGTCCGGAGGTGCTGGCCCACAATCTCGAGACCGTGCCGCGCATCTTCAAGCGGATCCGTCCGGCGTTCCGCTACGAGCGCTCACTCGGCGTCCTCACGGCCGCCCGCGACTTCGGGCTGGTCACCAAGTCCAACCTGATCCTCGGGATGGGTGAGACTCCGGAGGAGGTGCACCAGGCGATGGTGGACCTGCACGAGGCCGGATGCGACATCATCACCATCACCCAGTACCTGCGTCCGTCGCCGCGGCACCACCCGGTGGAGCGGTGGGTCAAGCCGGAGGAGTTCGTCGAGCACTCGCAGGCGGCCGAGGAGATCGGGTTCGCGGGCGTCATGGCGGGGCCGCTGGTCCGTTCGTCCTACCGCGCCGGCCGCCTGTACGCGCAGGCCATGGCGCACCACGGCCGGCCACTCCCCGAAGGCCAGGCACATCTCGCCGAGGAGGGCAGCGCCTCGCAGGAGGCCAGCTCGGTGCTCGAGCGTCTGGCCGCCCGCGCCTGA
- a CDS encoding DUF4191 domain-containing protein, translating to MANGSKSGKAGKPSKEAKAAAKAARKQASKERRTQLWQAFQMQRKEDKLLLPLIIGAVVASAVVFFLIGLIFGIQWFLLPIGLLIGVLLGFIIFGKRVQKTVYGKAEGQAGAAAWALENMQGAWRVTSAVASTTQLDAVHRVIGRPGVVLVAEGSPQRVKGLLAQEKKKTARLVGDTPIYDFVVGNGEGQVPLSQLTKQLNKLPRNIDTKRMDSIESRLAAISGRTGAAMPKGPLPPGAKMKGMQRTIRRR from the coding sequence ATGGCGAACGGCAGTAAGTCCGGAAAAGCGGGCAAACCCAGCAAGGAAGCGAAGGCTGCGGCGAAGGCGGCCCGCAAGCAGGCATCGAAGGAACGCCGGACTCAGCTCTGGCAGGCGTTCCAGATGCAGCGCAAGGAAGACAAGCTGCTGCTGCCGCTGATCATCGGCGCCGTCGTGGCGAGCGCGGTCGTGTTCTTCCTCATCGGCCTGATCTTCGGCATCCAATGGTTCCTGTTGCCGATCGGTCTCCTCATCGGCGTGCTGCTCGGTTTCATCATCTTCGGCAAGCGCGTCCAGAAGACCGTCTACGGCAAGGCCGAGGGACAGGCGGGCGCCGCGGCGTGGGCGCTCGAGAACATGCAGGGCGCGTGGCGCGTGACCAGTGCCGTCGCCAGCACCACCCAGCTGGACGCGGTGCACCGGGTGATCGGTCGCCCCGGTGTCGTCCTGGTGGCCGAGGGTTCGCCGCAGCGCGTCAAGGGCCTGCTCGCGCAGGAGAAGAAGAAGACCGCTCGCCTGGTCGGCGACACCCCGATCTACGACTTCGTGGTCGGCAACGGCGAGGGCCAGGTGCCGCTGTCGCAGCTCACCAAGCAGCTGAACAAGCTCCCGCGCAACATCGACACCAAGCGCATGGATTCCATCGAGTCGCGGCTCGCGGCCATCAGCGGCCGCACCGGCGCCGCGATGCCCAAGGGTCCGCTGCCGCCCGGCGCAAAGATGAAGGGCATGCAGCGCACCATCCGTCGCCGCTGA
- a CDS encoding RDD family protein produces the protein MARMTGSWLSGPSAALPKDQTKAQAYRGELLGLPADGPGSLAGTGRRVAALAVDWLSAAGVVMLLIGEAPLENSRLGTYTMMLWFAVGVVCVSLFSFTPGQYMLGLQVARVDAPARVGVLRALGRQALMAFIVPAVITDVDGRGMHDRATGTGLVRVR, from the coding sequence ATGGCAAGAATGACCGGTTCCTGGCTGTCCGGCCCCTCCGCGGCACTGCCGAAGGATCAGACCAAGGCGCAGGCGTATCGAGGTGAGCTACTCGGGCTGCCGGCCGACGGTCCCGGATCGCTCGCCGGCACCGGGCGACGCGTCGCCGCCCTCGCCGTCGACTGGCTGTCCGCGGCGGGCGTCGTCATGTTGCTCATCGGCGAGGCACCGCTCGAGAACTCCCGGCTCGGCACCTACACGATGATGCTGTGGTTCGCCGTCGGCGTGGTGTGCGTTTCGCTGTTCTCGTTCACGCCCGGCCAGTACATGCTGGGCCTGCAGGTCGCCCGGGTCGACGCGCCCGCCCGGGTGGGCGTGCTGCGAGCCCTCGGCCGGCAGGCACTCATGGCGTTCATCGTCCCGGCCGTCATCACCGACGTCGACGGCCGCGGCATGCACGACCGCGCGACCGGCACCGGACTGGTCCGCGTCCGCTGA
- the glnA gene encoding type I glutamate--ammonia ligase, with product MAFSTAEEVIKYIADENVEFVDIRFSDLPGVQQHFSIPASAFNQDVFEDGLAFDGSSVRGFQSIHESDMMLLPDVATARIDPFRKARTLNIDFFVHDPFTREAYSRDPRNVARKAEEYLKSTGIADTAFFGAEAEFYIFDNVSYDSTMNGAFYELDSISGAWNTGNDRNADGSPNLGYKVRAKGGYFPVAPYDHYVDLRDDISRNLQNAGFELERGHHEVGTGGQQEINYKFNTLLAAADDLQLFKYIVKNTAWQHGKSATFMPKPLFGDNGSGMHVHQSLWKDGKPLFHDEAGYAGLSDIARWYIGGILHHAPSLLAFTNPTINSYHRLVPGYEAPINLVYSQRNRSAAVRIPITGNNPKAKRIEFRAPDSSGNPYLNFAAQMMAGLDGIKNKIEPMAPVDKDLYELPPEEARNIPQAPTSLSAVIDRLEQDHDYLTEGGVFTSDLIETWISLKREQEIAPVNLRPHPYEFSLYYDC from the coding sequence GTGGCTTTCTCCACGGCCGAAGAGGTCATCAAGTACATCGCCGATGAGAACGTCGAGTTCGTCGACATTCGCTTCAGCGACCTGCCGGGCGTCCAGCAGCACTTCTCCATCCCGGCGTCCGCCTTCAACCAGGACGTGTTCGAGGACGGCCTGGCGTTCGACGGTTCCTCGGTGCGCGGTTTCCAGTCCATCCACGAGTCGGACATGATGCTGCTGCCCGACGTCGCGACGGCGCGGATCGATCCGTTCCGCAAGGCTCGTACGCTGAACATCGACTTCTTCGTCCACGATCCGTTCACCCGCGAGGCGTACAGCCGCGACCCGCGCAACGTCGCCCGCAAGGCCGAGGAGTACCTGAAGTCGACCGGCATCGCCGACACCGCCTTCTTCGGTGCCGAGGCCGAGTTCTACATCTTCGACAACGTCTCCTACGACTCGACGATGAACGGCGCGTTCTACGAGCTCGATTCCATCTCGGGCGCGTGGAACACCGGCAACGACCGCAACGCGGACGGCAGCCCCAACCTCGGTTACAAGGTGCGCGCCAAGGGCGGCTACTTCCCGGTCGCGCCGTACGACCACTACGTCGACCTGCGCGACGACATCTCCCGGAACCTGCAGAACGCGGGCTTCGAGCTCGAGCGCGGCCACCACGAGGTGGGCACCGGCGGCCAGCAGGAGATCAACTACAAGTTCAACACGCTGCTCGCGGCGGCGGACGACCTGCAGCTGTTCAAGTACATCGTGAAGAACACCGCGTGGCAGCACGGCAAGTCGGCCACCTTCATGCCGAAGCCGCTCTTCGGTGACAACGGCTCGGGCATGCACGTGCACCAGTCGCTGTGGAAGGACGGCAAGCCGCTGTTCCACGACGAGGCCGGCTACGCGGGCCTGTCGGACATCGCCCGCTGGTACATCGGCGGCATCCTGCACCACGCGCCGTCGCTGCTGGCGTTCACGAACCCGACGATCAACTCGTACCACCGTCTGGTGCCGGGCTACGAGGCGCCGATCAACCTGGTCTACAGCCAGCGCAACCGCTCGGCCGCCGTCCGTATCCCGATCACGGGCAACAACCCGAAGGCCAAGCGCATCGAGTTCCGCGCGCCGGACTCCTCGGGCAACCCGTACCTGAACTTCGCGGCTCAGATGATGGCCGGCCTGGACGGCATCAAGAACAAGATCGAGCCGATGGCTCCGGTCGACAAGGACCTGTACGAGCTGCCGCCGGAGGAGGCCCGCAACATCCCGCAGGCCCCCACCAGCCTGTCGGCCGTCATCGACCGCCTCGAGCAGGATCACGACTACCTCACCGAGGGCGGCGTGTTCACGTCCGACCTGATCGAGACCTGGATCTCGCTCAAGCGTGAGCAGGAGATCGCGCCGGTCAACCTGCGTCCGCACCCGTACGAGTTCTCGCTGTACTACGACTGCTGA
- a CDS encoding C40 family peptidase: MALKNTRLTRTSRGLVLGAVTAGALMIPVAPALAQPATSHSIGSSVQVTPVASSAGQAAANAAQSKIGSPYVWGATGPSSFDCSGLVQWAYKQAGKSIPRTSYDQVGGGSSVSRGNLQPGDVVAFYGGEHVGIYIGGGNVVHAPTEGENVKVTSVDAMPFSGASRY, encoded by the coding sequence ATGGCCCTGAAGAACACCCGACTGACCCGCACCTCCCGTGGACTGGTGCTCGGCGCCGTGACCGCCGGAGCCCTCATGATCCCCGTCGCGCCCGCCTTGGCGCAGCCCGCCACGTCCCACTCGATCGGCAGCTCGGTCCAGGTCACTCCGGTGGCCAGCTCGGCGGGACAGGCCGCCGCCAACGCCGCCCAGTCCAAGATCGGGTCCCCGTACGTGTGGGGCGCGACCGGCCCCAGCTCGTTCGACTGCTCCGGTCTGGTCCAGTGGGCCTACAAGCAGGCCGGCAAGTCCATCCCGCGCACCAGCTACGACCAGGTCGGCGGCGGCAGCTCGGTGTCGCGCGGCAACCTCCAGCCCGGTGACGTCGTCGCCTTCTACGGCGGCGAGCACGTCGGTATCTACATCGGTGGCGGCAACGTCGTCCACGCCCCCACCGAGGGCGAGAACGTCAAGGTGACGTCCGTCGACGCCATGCCGTTCTCCGGCGCCAGCCGCTACTGA